The following coding sequences lie in one Alicyclobacillus curvatus genomic window:
- a CDS encoding N-6 DNA methylase, with protein sequence MLDIRRSLGQYSTPLQTAHYMARRLLSFFSSTENIRILDPAVGDGVFIRSLSDYGVATSQIQAFDIDPDVVRGASSLPCVVSLQDFLSSPVNHVDSGGSVASPASPASPASPASPASPASSGSSGSSGASGASGASGASGASGASGASGASGSSGEFDAIIGNPPYKSKRESDYIKQHRSRLELQFQEIGIQNMYSMFIVHAIRSLREGGILCFIVQDSFLTNVYYKNFRKFVLDNCLIHEITLAPRRLFHQRDADVRTAILILEKCTTTDKADVRAAHVMKLVDRLHDETEYDNPPAANIQHVRQRAFIEMDHHNFFINVPPRIIDVILTTGTKLGDVVQGGTGISTGHDARFLRKMGDVNHNAKGLQEQEDVGEYPATNGNLEDHNMEWVPFYKNGGCKDAWYYETPYQIKRDWQTPSQQHKDFLARNSSFYFREGITCSSMGIEFSAAYLPPGCLFGVNANFFCDSSHHLFYVLGFLNSLLAKYLIRAVYNRTNMVTAGYLKRLPYIEPNVFIKQAVSQLARSIVEKKQENPNYDFSLLQSDIDALIFQTYGISEEDEARVRQFCAHMFESI encoded by the coding sequence ATGCTAGACATTCGACGCAGCCTTGGTCAGTATTCCACACCACTTCAAACAGCCCATTACATGGCTAGACGGTTGCTGTCCTTCTTCTCATCGACCGAAAACATTCGCATTCTCGATCCCGCTGTCGGCGACGGCGTCTTCATCCGCTCGCTCAGTGATTACGGTGTAGCGACGAGTCAGATACAGGCCTTTGACATCGATCCCGACGTGGTCCGCGGCGCATCCTCCCTTCCCTGCGTAGTCTCTCTGCAGGACTTCCTATCATCTCCTGTAAACCATGTCGATTCGGGCGGATCGGTGGCTTCACCAGCTTCACCAGCTTCACCAGCTTCACCAGCTTCACCAGCTTCACCAGCTTCATCAGGGTCATCAGGGTCATCAGGGGCATCAGGGGCATCGGGGGCATCGGGGGCATCGGGGGCATCGGGGGCATCGGGGGCATCGGGGGCATCGGGATCATCAGGCGAGTTTGACGCCATCATCGGCAACCCGCCGTATAAATCGAAGCGTGAAAGTGACTATATCAAACAGCACCGAAGTCGTTTGGAACTGCAGTTTCAGGAGATTGGTATCCAGAACATGTACTCGATGTTTATCGTGCATGCGATTCGCAGCCTACGCGAGGGCGGCATATTGTGCTTCATCGTCCAGGATTCCTTTCTGACCAATGTTTACTATAAAAACTTCCGGAAATTCGTGCTCGACAATTGCCTGATTCACGAGATCACCCTAGCCCCGAGGCGGCTCTTCCATCAACGCGACGCGGATGTTCGTACTGCCATCCTTATCCTCGAGAAATGCACCACAACTGACAAAGCTGATGTCAGAGCTGCGCACGTGATGAAACTCGTCGACCGGCTCCACGATGAAACAGAGTACGACAATCCCCCGGCCGCCAACATACAACACGTTCGACAGAGAGCCTTCATCGAGATGGACCACCACAACTTCTTTATCAACGTGCCGCCTCGCATCATCGACGTCATTCTCACGACAGGGACAAAGCTTGGGGACGTAGTCCAGGGTGGCACTGGCATCTCTACCGGTCACGACGCCCGGTTTCTCCGTAAGATGGGCGATGTAAACCACAATGCTAAAGGGTTGCAAGAACAAGAGGATGTCGGGGAGTATCCAGCAACGAACGGGAACCTTGAGGACCATAACATGGAATGGGTGCCCTTCTATAAAAACGGTGGATGTAAAGACGCATGGTATTATGAAACACCCTACCAGATAAAGCGCGATTGGCAGACGCCTAGTCAGCAACACAAGGACTTTCTCGCTCGTAACAGCAGCTTTTACTTTCGGGAAGGCATCACTTGTTCCTCGATGGGCATCGAGTTTTCTGCCGCGTACCTGCCTCCAGGATGCCTATTTGGAGTAAACGCCAATTTTTTCTGTGATTCAAGCCATCATCTGTTCTACGTCCTCGGATTTCTGAACAGCCTTTTGGCAAAATACCTCATACGTGCTGTGTACAACCGGACCAACATGGTCACAGCGGGATATCTGAAGCGCCTCCCGTACATCGAACCGAACGTGTTCATCAAACAGGCTGTGAGCCAGCTTGCAAGATCCATCGTCGAGAAAAAACAGGAGAACCCGAATTATGACTTCTCCCTGCTACAGTCGGACATCGATGCACTTATTTTCCAAACGTACGGCATCAGTGAAGAGGACGAGGCGCGAGTGCGGCAGTTCTGTGCACACATGTTTGAGTCCATTTAG
- a CDS encoding YeeE/YedE family protein — protein sequence MASTELHVVNLDSSSVSNSGLHLSKNTQRPGLWLTLALFVVGFVFLGTSVSWSQAMMYVVAGVLGLTLYHARYGFTTANRNFIVAGRGVGLRAQMLMFLFANILFLPVLVHGHMFGHSVSGYVFPVGTSVLVGSFMFGMGMQLGDGCASGTLYHTGGGDARGVLTLVGFVIGSVLGTINFTWWMSTPHFQPVSFIKSFGPIGGLLFNALLLAIVFVVTLLVEKRRNGNIESMKLKEPFTVKSILRGPWSLLAGGIVLAIGNVVILMLSGQPWGVTSAFALWGAKIAQVVGVPVTHWGYWQNPGHALSLHQGIFHDVTTVLDIGIMLGALLAACLAGKFPRPYLRRFPTRMIVGVLIGGILMGYGARIAFGCNIGAYFAGIASFSLHGWEWFIGGMLGSVIGVLVRPACALSNRVK from the coding sequence ATGGCATCAACTGAACTACATGTTGTTAACTTGGATAGTTCGTCTGTCTCGAACAGTGGACTCCATCTATCAAAAAATACACAGAGGCCAGGTCTCTGGCTGACCCTAGCTCTGTTTGTCGTTGGATTTGTGTTTCTCGGAACGTCGGTATCGTGGTCACAGGCGATGATGTACGTTGTTGCTGGAGTCTTGGGTCTGACCTTGTACCATGCACGGTATGGATTCACAACGGCGAATCGGAATTTTATCGTGGCAGGGCGCGGCGTCGGGTTACGTGCACAAATGCTGATGTTTCTGTTTGCCAACATCCTGTTTCTGCCCGTCCTTGTGCATGGTCACATGTTTGGACACAGCGTCAGTGGCTATGTGTTTCCGGTTGGAACGTCTGTTTTGGTCGGATCGTTCATGTTTGGCATGGGGATGCAGTTAGGCGATGGCTGTGCATCCGGAACCTTGTATCATACAGGTGGAGGCGATGCCCGTGGCGTCTTGACGTTGGTTGGCTTTGTCATCGGATCGGTCCTCGGCACAATTAATTTCACCTGGTGGATGAGCACACCGCATTTTCAACCCGTTTCATTTATCAAGTCGTTTGGCCCCATCGGGGGACTTCTGTTTAACGCCTTGTTGCTGGCTATCGTGTTTGTCGTGACGTTGTTGGTAGAGAAACGCCGTAACGGAAACATCGAGTCGATGAAGTTGAAAGAACCGTTCACAGTAAAGAGCATTTTGCGTGGCCCATGGTCACTGCTAGCGGGCGGCATCGTGCTTGCAATTGGAAACGTTGTAATTCTGATGCTGTCTGGTCAGCCTTGGGGTGTGACTTCTGCGTTTGCACTGTGGGGCGCCAAAATTGCGCAAGTGGTTGGGGTACCGGTTACGCACTGGGGCTATTGGCAGAACCCCGGGCATGCTCTGTCGCTACACCAAGGTATTTTCCACGATGTCACGACCGTGCTCGATATCGGCATCATGCTAGGTGCACTGCTTGCAGCATGTCTCGCTGGCAAGTTTCCGCGTCCGTATCTGCGCCGCTTCCCAACCCGCATGATTGTCGGCGTGCTGATTGGTGGCATCTTGATGGGTTATGGCGCGCGTATCGCTTTTGGATGTAACATTGGTGCGTATTTCGCGGGTATTGCATCGTTCAGCTTGCACGGTTGGGAATGGTTTATCGGTGGAATGCTCGGCAGTGTCATTGGCGTGCTTGTTCGTCCGGCATGCGCTCTGTCCAATCGCGTAAAGTAA
- a CDS encoding RNA polymerase sigma factor — protein sequence MEDDFDKLIDTYSRDIFRFVRAHTRDEAEAEDLTQEVFVRAYRHRETVFRADNIKAWLFRVAVNLCRDHARQIRRRPLVYLREVPDVAASPGVEKMAEERENARALMQMVLRLPVKLKEIVLLYYVEDCSIEEIASMLAIPLSTVKTRLHRARNQLRRIGGAIDDEATRMD from the coding sequence GTGGAGGATGACTTCGACAAGCTCATTGATACGTATAGTCGAGATATCTTTCGATTCGTTCGCGCCCACACCAGGGACGAAGCCGAGGCGGAGGACTTGACCCAAGAGGTGTTCGTAAGAGCGTACCGGCACCGGGAAACTGTCTTCCGTGCCGATAACATAAAAGCCTGGCTGTTCCGAGTGGCTGTAAATCTTTGCCGCGATCACGCTCGTCAAATCCGCCGCCGCCCGCTCGTTTATCTCCGAGAGGTTCCAGATGTAGCCGCGTCACCTGGTGTCGAGAAAATGGCAGAGGAGCGGGAAAATGCACGCGCTCTCATGCAGATGGTTCTTCGACTCCCAGTGAAACTCAAAGAAATTGTCCTTCTTTATTACGTTGAGGACTGTTCTATTGAAGAAATTGCATCGATGCTCGCGATTCCTCTGAGTACCGTGAAAACACGGCTCCACCGAGCAAGGAATCAATTGCGAAGGATAGGGGGTGCCATTGATGACGAGGCGACAAGGATGGACTGA
- a CDS encoding GNAT family N-acetyltransferase, with protein MDEIRTLRPADIDESLKLSQFAFQYEIPENEWAEARQHVNPEQMYAVYANDKLAAKLNLLPLSVFIGGVPFSMGGVAGVATWPEYRRGGRVAKLLHHALYVMKEAGQVVSLLAPFSFAFYRRYGWEHCIDRKQYTINKSDWPTFAATTGSVHRKTDLDEIKLLYETFAAQYSGMLQRSEEWWQRKGKRWGAAVLGVYQTRYGQAEGYIVYQVKQSELTIHEFAYITEEARRGLWNFVCNHDSMADKVTLTVPTDDALPFLLQNPRIKQEVVPYFMARIVDVENFLRKFPFVRFPLTGDPSRYFSMPLRVRITDPHAKWNEGVFQIEFPANISDDVTIERVSVGSTGDSLHDVVSMDIQTLTAMMFGYQRPSRLEQLGRISGSPEMVQMLEHCVPAQTPFLYDFF; from the coding sequence TTGGACGAAATTCGAACACTGCGACCTGCAGATATCGATGAAAGCTTGAAACTCAGCCAGTTCGCATTTCAGTACGAAATTCCCGAGAATGAATGGGCAGAGGCTAGGCAGCATGTGAATCCTGAGCAGATGTACGCTGTGTACGCGAATGACAAGCTTGCGGCGAAGCTTAACTTGTTGCCCCTCTCGGTTTTTATCGGCGGTGTGCCATTTTCGATGGGTGGTGTAGCCGGAGTTGCAACTTGGCCCGAATACCGCCGCGGCGGAAGAGTGGCAAAACTCCTGCATCATGCACTCTACGTGATGAAGGAAGCTGGCCAAGTCGTCTCGCTCCTGGCTCCGTTTTCGTTCGCCTTTTACCGCCGCTACGGGTGGGAACATTGCATCGATCGCAAGCAATACACAATCAACAAGTCGGATTGGCCAACATTTGCAGCCACCACGGGTTCTGTCCACCGAAAAACTGACCTCGACGAAATTAAGTTGTTGTACGAGACGTTTGCAGCGCAGTACAGCGGCATGCTGCAACGGTCTGAAGAATGGTGGCAGCGCAAGGGGAAGCGGTGGGGTGCTGCCGTCTTGGGGGTCTATCAAACCCGATATGGCCAAGCTGAGGGATACATCGTTTACCAGGTGAAGCAGTCTGAACTGACCATTCATGAGTTTGCGTATATCACGGAAGAAGCACGGCGGGGTTTGTGGAACTTTGTCTGCAACCATGATTCGATGGCCGACAAAGTGACTTTGACTGTCCCGACAGATGATGCCTTGCCGTTCCTGCTTCAAAACCCACGTATCAAGCAAGAGGTCGTTCCTTACTTTATGGCTCGAATCGTCGATGTGGAGAATTTCCTGAGGAAATTTCCATTTGTTCGCTTCCCGCTGACTGGCGACCCATCGAGGTATTTCAGCATGCCGCTCAGGGTACGTATCACAGACCCTCATGCGAAGTGGAACGAAGGGGTATTTCAGATTGAATTCCCGGCCAATATCAGCGACGATGTGACCATCGAGAGGGTTTCCGTCGGGTCAACAGGGGACTCCCTTCATGACGTCGTATCTATGGATATTCAGACACTAACAGCCATGATGTTTGGATATCAACGGCCGAGCCGGTTGGAGCAGTTGGGGCGTATCAGCGGATCGCCAGAGATGGTACAAATGTTGGAGCACTGCGTGCCTGCTCAGACTCCGTTTTTGTACGATTTCTTCTAG
- a CDS encoding lactonase family protein, with protein sequence MSRKANRQGSSGKAGEGMRDKGRTAGGPVNDTYIVYVGTYARADEPGIYVYELDMGSGELRLLNTQSGILNPSYLELDEGHNRLLAVSEATDESGQLVLYSIDKDSGGLTEETSASTRGAAPCYVQLDETGDFAVVANYFGENIALFSIRDADDADDADDAGAEVEAGEPQRVHQSHSHAGEARAKSTVLYLEQSISHQGRSVNEERQQGPHPHSTVIHPSGKYVYVQDLGTDEIVIYKLDTTNKQLVLHGTVAAKPGSGPRHLVFHPTSRYAYVTNELDSTVTAFSVDAESGLLMHVETVPTLPQTYMGTSFAADIHISRDGAFLYASNRGHDSIAVFRIDLQSGRLIGTGFVSTQGSYPRNFSLTPDGSLMLVANQLGDSIVTYRMNPDTGMPIATGQMTAVPRPVCIRFWN encoded by the coding sequence ATGAGTAGGAAAGCAAACAGACAGGGAAGCAGCGGAAAGGCGGGGGAAGGCATGCGGGATAAGGGTAGGACGGCAGGGGGCCCTGTAAATGATACATATATCGTCTACGTTGGTACATACGCAAGGGCAGACGAGCCTGGGATATACGTCTATGAGCTGGACATGGGCTCGGGGGAACTTCGTCTGCTGAACACCCAGTCAGGCATCCTGAATCCGTCGTATTTGGAACTTGATGAGGGCCACAATCGGTTATTGGCGGTTAGTGAGGCCACTGATGAATCTGGGCAGCTCGTTCTCTATTCTATCGACAAGGACTCCGGTGGCCTCACAGAAGAAACCTCGGCATCTACCCGTGGTGCGGCCCCATGCTATGTGCAACTGGATGAAACCGGGGATTTTGCAGTCGTCGCGAACTACTTCGGAGAAAATATTGCGCTGTTTTCAATCCGTGACGCAGATGACGCAGATGACGCAGATGACGCAGGTGCTGAAGTCGAAGCAGGTGAGCCCCAGCGCGTTCATCAATCGCACAGCCACGCCGGGGAGGCGAGAGCGAAAAGCACGGTGCTTTACCTCGAGCAGAGCATCTCGCACCAGGGCCGAAGTGTGAATGAAGAACGGCAGCAGGGACCGCATCCACATTCAACGGTCATCCATCCGTCCGGAAAGTATGTCTACGTACAAGACCTTGGTACAGATGAAATTGTTATCTATAAGCTGGACACAACCAATAAGCAGCTTGTCCTACATGGTACCGTTGCAGCGAAACCGGGCAGTGGCCCACGGCACCTTGTCTTTCACCCGACGAGCCGGTACGCGTACGTGACCAATGAACTCGACTCCACCGTGACAGCATTCTCCGTTGACGCTGAAAGCGGGCTGCTCATGCATGTCGAGACGGTTCCCACTCTGCCGCAAACCTATATGGGCACGAGTTTTGCTGCAGATATCCATATCTCTCGAGACGGAGCATTTCTCTATGCCTCGAATCGTGGCCATGACAGCATTGCAGTATTTCGCATCGATTTACAGTCAGGCAGGTTAATTGGCACAGGGTTTGTTTCGACACAAGGGTCATATCCTCGGAACTTCAGCTTGACGCCGGACGGCAGTTTGATGCTGGTAGCGAACCAGTTGGGAGATAGTATTGTCACATACCGGATGAACCCAGATACCGGCATGCCGATTGCAACGGGGCAGATGACGGCCGTCCCACGCCCTGTATGTATTCGCTTTTGGAACTAG